A stretch of DNA from Drosophila virilis strain 15010-1051.87 chromosome 5, Dvir_AGI_RSII-ME, whole genome shotgun sequence:
TGGCACTGCAGACGCAGCAAAAGCAGATATGcgagaaataaacaaaagctggcagcaaaacaaaagcaaagccaaagctTCAGCAATGAGCACGACAAGAGCCGAACGCCAAGAGAAAAAGCTGCTcagagcaaaagcaacaatcgGCAGGCCGCAGTTCTCAGCAAGCATTTCGTGCGCGCGGTCGCCTAACGGTTTTTCGCATTCTCCCCTCCACCTCGTTTCCCTGCTCGTGACCCTGCTTAGGCATGTCCAGCAATGGCGGTGGCCTACCATTTCGCTTTACCGACGAACGGCACATGAAGTTCGTGGAGCTCTACAGCCGCGAGCCGTGCCTGTGGAACCGTCGACCATATCTATGGGGTGCTCGGAATGCCGCCTACAAGCGCATACAGCTCGGCATTAACGCGGAGACGGAGCCCAATGAAAACTCGATAACATTGCAGGGtgtcaaaatgaaaatcaagaATATGCGCACTGGCTATCATCAGGAGCTAAAGAAGATCAGGGCCAATCCAAAGTACACGCCGAAAATACCTTGGTTTGCTCCGTTGCACAAGTTTCTGGCACAGTTTCTGGACAAGGTAAATGCTCCCATAACCGTTTCTAATGCATTCAGCATTTATGGTGAATATTCCGAATAAGCAGAAATCGGAGGAGGAGGTGGTGTTGGTTCCTTCACCGCCCCTAAAGCGTTTGCAGATCAAATTGCCGCGCCTGAAGACGATCAAGCTCCTGCCGCTGGAGGAGTCCGAAGCGAAGCCCGATATCAAAATGGAACTTGAGCCAACCCAACAGGTGCTCATACCAACCACAGCGCTACCCCTAATGCCCGCGCTGACCCCACCCCCGCCGCTGCGCCTTATCACACCGCCCGCTCAACCGCCCTCGCCAGTTCCACCTCAAATACTCGAGGTCACCTCGCTGCCCACAGTGAACTCCACGTCAGTGGACCGACCGCGGGCGCTGCAATCAACCGGCGACGATGAGTTTACATATTTCGGTCTAAGCGTTGCGGCCCAACTGCGCAGCATGCCCCTCTCGAATGCGATGATCATGCAGTCCAAGATTCAGTATATGCTATCGATGGAGCGTCGTAGGATTGGCGGTGACACGACCGAGGCGAACTTCTTTGCGTAATTGGGAGCTCAATGAATCTTATAAAAGATACAGCTTAATGGTTCCGGTTAACCGGAAGATAACTGAAGCTATAAAAGTACTTGATGCTTTACAGGAAACAACAGAAAAACTATACGAATatctttgctgctgcttatgtgtgatttaagaaatattatttatgaatttccTAATAATTGTTGGTTAAgtgtaattttaaattatttgagaCAATGTGCAAAtatcttttaaaaaataaatatcatgcAGGTTCATATTTCAATTCAATAGAGAATGGATCGTGAGTTTGTAAGCACGAAGATGATTTATATCGGGCATCGTATCGTATTCTTCTGTTATTTTAGTATTTACATAAGTATATTGACTAGCAATACATCGGGTTGCTGTTACTCGAATTGGATCAAGTTCCTCTTTCGTTCCCTTTTCACCACACATTACCGAATTAACGGATTTTGCTTTACATAACATGCTTTACAGAATAAATTACTAGATTTATGTGTGTTGGTTCGTGTCACGAAAGATAATATCACACGTGCCCATCTCTAAGTGCTGATATCGAAACGACGTGTAGCATTAATGTTTTACTTTGTTTAGTTCTAAAGAGAAATATGGAAATATCCTCGTACCCGAGCATTGAGCATTGCATCGTCGCATAAACAGAGCAAGCAAATGTTAAAGCACAAGGCAAGTACatgaaaaagcaaaagcaaaagcaaaccgAAGCAGAAACAGCAATGAAAGCAAACCGTACTGTACCACAAATTTTGCCTGCTAGCGCTTGGCAGCTAAGAGCAGCGAACAAACAACCAAAGCGAGCGAGCAACTGAGCTGAAgagagacacagagagagcgagggagagagaatgtgtgtgcgtgtacgaTGCATGAGTGTGAATGCGTGTCATTGTGTGGGTAAGTGTAGGCTGTGCCGTATTGTCGAATTTTCGCGCTATAACGAAATGCTGTCTTCAATAATAGCGCAAACTAGCCGTCTTTTTGGCATATTGGCGAATGCGGCCAGCATGAATCACAAATACCCTACacacggcgacggcgacgtcgtaagcacacacatacatacattttagatacacatgcatacatatatgtagatatgtttatgcatatttgtatgtaaTCGCCTGTGCATGTGTAGAAATCGCCGTTC
This window harbors:
- the LOC6625902 gene encoding uncharacterized protein, with protein sequence MSSNGGGLPFRFTDERHMKFVELYSREPCLWNRRPYLWGARNAAYKRIQLGINAETEPNENSITLQGVKMKIKNMRTGYHQELKKIRANPKYTPKIPWFAPLHKFLAQFLDKKSEEEVVLVPSPPLKRLQIKLPRLKTIKLLPLEESEAKPDIKMELEPTQQVLIPTTALPLMPALTPPPPLRLITPPAQPPSPVPPQILEVTSLPTVNSTSVDRPRALQSTGDDEFTYFGLSVAAQLRSMPLSNAMIMQSKIQYMLSMERRRIGGDTTEANFFA